A stretch of Fibrobacter sp. DNA encodes these proteins:
- a CDS encoding SLC13 family permease: MTKAKFIKFVIASILAIVALYLPYESLGFDAASPMGVLNPLEIRVIGVFVMAALFWILQPFPIWSTSMLVIVLMIITMSDSALSPFRVDGVTMISHKSVMATFANPIIMLFLGGFFLAAAATKYKLDLNLARVLLKPFGKNPKFVLLGLMLITAVFSMFMSNTATAAMMLAILAPVLKLFDEDDRGKAAFALAIPLGANIGGMGTPIGTPPNAIALGALNDAIARGDLAANPVSFGQWMAFGVPYVIILMVIAWVLLMKIYPIKMKQMVLNIEGAGKFDTSPKAIIVYITFVLCVLLWVTGKGVHGINDNAIAMIPMAVFALTGVITKKDLNEMSWDVLWLVAGGFALGVGLNATGLAAHLIKTIPFASWSPVALMVGCGIICLFMANFMSHTSTATLLVPILCAVGIACQDNLVGLGGVTALLVSVAFASSLGMSMPISTPPNALAHATGYTDTKGMAITGVVMGLVGLVLSWGMMILLANIHFFGTPAPKAEEAVAAPAAVEAPAPAAAAEAPAAVVDSTVALSADSAANVVVDSVPAVPAVEQVAPVEAAPAAEAK, encoded by the coding sequence ATGACAAAGGCTAAATTCATCAAATTCGTTATCGCATCGATTCTCGCAATCGTTGCTCTCTACTTGCCGTACGAATCCCTCGGTTTCGACGCTGCAAGTCCCATGGGCGTTCTGAATCCGCTGGAAATCCGCGTCATTGGCGTGTTCGTCATGGCTGCTCTCTTCTGGATTCTCCAACCGTTCCCGATTTGGTCCACCTCCATGTTGGTGATCGTTCTCATGATCATCACCATGTCTGACTCCGCCCTCTCTCCGTTCCGCGTTGACGGTGTTACCATGATTAGCCACAAGTCTGTGATGGCTACTTTTGCTAACCCGATCATCATGCTGTTCCTGGGTGGCTTCTTCCTGGCTGCTGCAGCAACCAAGTACAAGCTGGACTTGAACTTGGCTCGCGTGCTCCTGAAGCCCTTCGGCAAGAACCCGAAGTTCGTGCTTCTCGGCCTCATGCTCATCACCGCAGTGTTCTCCATGTTCATGAGCAACACCGCTACCGCTGCTATGATGCTCGCTATCTTGGCTCCGGTGCTCAAGCTCTTCGACGAAGACGACCGCGGTAAAGCTGCATTCGCTCTCGCTATTCCTCTTGGTGCAAACATCGGTGGTATGGGTACCCCGATCGGCACTCCTCCTAACGCTATCGCTCTTGGTGCTTTGAACGACGCTATCGCTCGTGGCGACCTGGCTGCAAATCCGGTTTCCTTCGGTCAGTGGATGGCTTTCGGTGTTCCGTACGTTATCATCCTTATGGTGATCGCATGGGTTCTCCTCATGAAGATTTACCCCATCAAGATGAAGCAGATGGTTCTGAACATTGAAGGTGCTGGCAAGTTCGATACCAGCCCCAAGGCAATCATCGTTTACATCACTTTCGTTCTCTGCGTTCTCCTGTGGGTCACCGGTAAGGGTGTTCACGGTATCAACGATAACGCTATTGCTATGATTCCTATGGCTGTGTTCGCCCTGACTGGTGTTATCACCAAGAAGGACTTGAACGAAATGAGCTGGGACGTTCTGTGGCTCGTTGCTGGTGGCTTTGCTCTCGGTGTTGGCCTCAACGCTACCGGTCTTGCCGCTCACTTGATCAAGACCATCCCGTTTGCAAGCTGGTCTCCGGTTGCTCTCATGGTCGGTTGCGGTATCATCTGCTTGTTCATGGCAAACTTCATGAGCCATACCTCTACTGCAACTCTTCTCGTTCCGATTCTTTGCGCAGTTGGCATTGCTTGCCAGGACAACCTCGTTGGCCTCGGTGGCGTTACCGCTCTCCTGGTTTCTGTCGCCTTCGCTTCTTCTCTCGGTATGTCCATGCCAATCTCCACTCCGCCTAACGCTCTCGCCCACGCTACCGGTTACACCGATACCAAGGGTATGGCAATCACTGGCGTTGTGATGGGTCTCGTCGGCCTCGTGCTCTCCTGGGGCATGATGATCCTCTTGGCAAACATCCACTTCTTTGGCACTCCGGCTCCGAAGGCTGAAGAAGCTGTTGCTGCACCTGCTGCTGTTGAAGCACCGGCTCCTGCTGCCGCTGCTGAAGCTCCGGCTGCTGTTGTTGATAGCACCGTCGCCCTCTCTGCAGACTCCGCTGCAAACGTTGTCGTTGACTCCGTTCCCGCAGTTCCGGCTGTAGAACAGGTTGCTCCGGTTGAAGCTGCCCCGGCTGCTGAAGCTAAGTAA